DNA from Microbispora sp. ZYX-F-249:
CCGACTGGAGGGTCGCGTTGGTCTCGCCGTACGGCGGGCGGAACAGCTTGGGCGCCGAGCCGGTGGCCTGCTGGATGGCCTGCTGGGTCCGCTGCAGCTCGGACTGGATCTGCGAGCTGCTCATCTGGGGCAGGTGGGGGTGGGTGTAGCTGTGGTTGCCGACCCACATGCCCGCGTCGACCTGGGCGCGGACCAGGGACGGGTTGGCGGCGGCGTTCTGGCCGATGTTGAAGAACGTGGCCCGCAGGCCGTTGGCCTTCAACGTGTTCAGCAGGTTCGTGGTGTTGCTGGGGTTCGGGCCGTCGTCGTAGGTCAGCCCGACGTACCCGCCGCTACAGTCGGCCGCCTGCGCGGCCGTGGCGGACACGGCCACGGTCGCGAGCGCCGCTGTGACGACGCCCGCGAGCGCCGTGGCGAGCATCTTGCGTAAGCCTGCACTTTTTGCGGTGGGCACGGCGCTATCGGCCATGTCTGCTCCTTTCGGGGGCTCTGATCGGGCGCCGGGAACTGGTCTGGTGGCACGTCGCCATGCGAGGGGAGGCGCCACCCGGCCCGGGGTTCGCCGGGGGCATCATTCTGGGAAGCGCCGTTGAAACATGTCAAAGATTTGTTAGAAACGTTTCAGCGATAATCGGTCAAGCGCGGGGTCGCGCTGCCGGAACACCGATGAAGCTTTCACGTCGTCGCGGACTCCGGCGGGCGGAGCGCGAGCGCGTGCTCGTCGGTCCTCGCGTCGTACCGGCGGAACCGGGGCAACGCGACCGCCATCAGCCCGACCGCGGCCACGCACAGCAGGCCGCCCGCCCCGAGGGAGAAGCGGGTGCCGCCCAGCTGGGCCATGAACCCGGCCCGCGCGTCGCCCAGCATCGGGCCGGCTGAGTAGGACAGCAGTTCGATGCCCGCGAGCCGTCCACGGTAGGAATCCGGAATCGTCTGGTTCCAGATGGTGCCGCGGAACAGGCCGCTCACCATGTCGGCGCCCCCGGCGACGGCGAGGAACAGGAACATCAGCCAGATGTCCGGCATCAGGGCCGCGAGGGCCACCGCGACGCCCCACAGGGCGGCCGAGACGACGACGGCGAGCCCGTGCCGATGGACGTGTGCCGTCCAGCCCGAGGTGAGGGAGGCGATCACCGCGCCGACGCCGCCGGCCGCATACAGGACGCCGACGGCCTTGGACGCGCCGAGGTCCTCGGCCAGGAACGGGAACAGCGCGGTGGAACTGGCGAAGGCCATCGCGGCGATGTCCACGAGATAGGTGCCCATCAGGTCGGGCCGCCGCAGTGCGTACCGCACGCCTTCCAGCAGGGAACGCAGCGACGCGGGGGTGGGCTCCTCGGCGCGGGGGACCGGGCCGACCCGGACCAGCAGCGCGAGGGACAGCAGGAACGAGGCGACGTCGACGCCGTAGGAGGCGGCCGGTCCGAGCGAGGCCACGAGGAGACCGCCCGCCGCCGGTCCCGCGATCATGGCGGCGTTGCGGACCAGGCCCTGCAGCGCGAACGCCGCGGGCATCCGGTCCAGCGGCAGCACCCGGTTGATCATCGCCTGCTCGCTGGGAGACCGTATGCTCCCGAGCCCGGCGGCCAGCGCCCCGGCGACGTACAGCACCCAGACCTGCGGCCGGGGCAGCAGCGCGTTGACGAGCAGGAGGACCGAGCACAGGCACAGCCCGAGCTCGCTGAGTATCACGATCCTGCGCCGGTCGTGCGCGTCCGCGATCGCGCCGCCCCACAGGCCGCAGACCACCATCGGGACGAACTCGGCCATGCCCACCAGGCCCACCGCCACGTAGGACTCGGTGAGCTGCTTCATCTGGTACGGCACGGCCACGGTGGTGACGACCGTGCCGAGCGTGGTGATCAACCCGGAGCCGAGTAGCAGGCGGAAGTCGCGGAACTCCCGCAACGGGCTGAGATCCAGTCTCAGCCGCCGGGCGAGGGACGTCAGGGAACGGGCAGGAGCGTCCGGCACGACGAGCCATCTCATCCGTTCGGCCGGGGAGAGGCAACTCGTTTTCCGGACTTCCCGCGTCGGACGCTCCGTCCCCCCCGCCGGGTGACAGTGCGAGCGTGGCGGGAATGCTGACCCTGCGGCTCGGCCGCGCGCCCGGACGGACGCCCGGCCCCGGCGGAGGGAGTCGGCATGGGCGTCACCCGGTGCCCGACGATCATGCTTCGCGTCCTGACCGTGCCGGCTCTCGTCCTGGCCGCGGCAGCTGTGCCTGCCGTGCCTGTGCCTGCCGTGCCCGTGCCTGCCGTGCCCGTGCCTGCCGTGCCCGTGCCTGCCGTGCCTGTGCCTGCCGCCGCGCCGGGGACGGCCGACGCCGTACGGCGGGCCGACGCCGTGCGGTGGCCGCGTGACGCGGAGGAGGCGCTGGGCGCCGTGCTCGACCGGGCGGTGAGCGAGGGGTCTCCCGGCGCGCTGGCCCAGGTCTCCAGTGCGGGCCGGACGACCACGGTCACGCGCGGCGTGGCCGACACCGTGACCCGGCAAGCACCCCGCGCGGACATGCGCTTCCGGATCGGCAGCACGACCAAGACGTTCGTCGCCACGGTCGTCCTGCAACTGGTCGCCGAGGACCGCCTGCGCCTGGACGACACGCTCGAACGGTGGCTGCCGGGGCTGGTCACGGGCAACGGCAACGACGGGCGGGCCATCACCGTCCGGATGCTGCTCAACCACACCAGCGGGCTGTTCAACTACACCAAGGACCACCATGTGCCGGACGCGCTCGAACGCGATCCGCTCACGACATTCACGCCGCGCCGGCTGGTGGGCTACGCGCTCGGCCACCCTCCGGTGTTCCCACCCGGCACGTCCTGGCAGTATTCGAACACCAACTACGTCCTGCTCGGAATGCTGATCGAGCGGGTGACCGGGCACACGTACTCCAGGGAGGTCGCAGCGCGCGTCCTGCACCCGCTGGGCCTGCGGGCCACCTACTTTCCCGGCACCTCGCCGGACGTCCGCACTCCCTTCATCCATAGGTACAGCAAGGACGGCCTCTCGCGCTTCAACCCGTCCTGGGCCGGGGCCGCCGGTGAGATGGTCTCCACGGTCGGCGACCTGAACCGCTTCGACTCCGCGCTGCTCTCCGGTCGCCTGCTGCCGGCCGCACTGCTGCGGGAGATGCTCACTCCGACGCCGAAGTCCGACGTCTTCCATGGGCAGGGTCCGTACCGGTACGGGCTGGGCGTCATGATGGTCACCCTCCCCTGTGGCGTCACCGTGTACGGGCACGGCGGCACGATCTTCGGATCGCTCACCTGGATGGCCGGCACCCGCGACGGCCGCCACACGCTGTCCTTCGACCTGAACGGCGACAAGGTGAACCAGGGGGAGATCACCACGGCGGCGAACGTGGCGGAGTTCTGCCCGGCGGCCCCGTCCCCCCGCAGCCGGCGGCCGCGAGGGGGTACCGCGCTCCACCGTGGTCGATCAGGCGGGGACCTTGTCGAGGAAGCCGTACACGCCGCGGATGCGGCCGTCCTCGTCGAGCCTCACCACGTCGAAGCCGATCACGACCGGCTCTGCCGCGCTTGCGGGGCTTTCCGGGCCGAGATGCCAGGTGAAGCGCGCGATGTCGTGGTGGCCGTCCACGGGCCCGCCCAGGGTGAACACGAACCCCGGGAACATCTCCTGCGCCCCGGCGATCACCGCGGCGATACCGTCGTGTCCGGTGACGGCGGCCAGTGGGTCGGTGTAGCCGCCGTCCTCGGCCCACAGCTCCGCCACCGCCTTCGCCCTGGCCTCGGGGTCGCGCTCGTTCCAGGCGGCGATGTAACGCTCGGCCAGGGCGGTGTAGTCGGTCATTTCCACTCCTTCGGGGATGTCTTCCGTGACGACACGTGAACCGTGTCACGGGCCCCGGGGGAGTGGCGATTACGCGGCAGGTAACGCTAAAGGCCCAGGGTCTCCTTGCGCAGGTGGGTCTTGAGCACCTTGCCGCCGGGATTGCGCGGCAGTTCGGTCTCCCTGAACCAGAACCGCACCGGCACCTTGAACGCCGCGATGCGGCCGCGCAGGAACTCCTGGAGCTCCTCGCCGGTGGCGGCGGCGCCCTGCTTGAGCCGTACGACCGCGCCGACCTGCTCGCCCAGCTCGTCGTCGGGGATGCCGATCACCGCCGCGTCGTCCACCGCGGGATGCTCGAACAGGGCGGCCTCGACCTCGGCGCAGTAGACGTTCTCGCCACCCCTGATGACCATGTCCTTGGCGCGGTCGACGATGTAGACGAAGCCGTCCTCGTCGATGCGGGCCAGGTCTCCGGTGTGCAGCCAGCCGTCCACGAACGTCTCGGCCGTGGCGTCCGGGCGGTTCCAGTAGCCCATGATGACGATCGGCCCGCGCATGCACAGCTCGCCGACCTCGCCGGGCGGAAGTTCGGCGCCGAGCGGGTCGCAGACCTTCACGTCCACGACGGCGAGCGGCAGCCCGATGCTGTCGGGCTTGGCCAGATAGTCGGCGCCGCTGTTGTAGATCGCGAGCGCCGTTGTCTCGGTCATGCCGTACCCGTTGGCGGGCGTGCGGTTGGGGAGCGTCTCGGTGAGCCGCTCCAGCAGCTTCGGCGGGGCCGGGGCGCCACCGTACGAGATGGAGCCGAGCGAGGAGACGTCGTGCTTGTCCAGGTCGGGGTGGGACAGCAGCTGCCAGGCGTTGGTCGGCACGCCGCTCATCACCGTGACCTGCTCGCGCTCGATGAGCTCCAGGGCCCGCTTGGGGTCCCACTTGTACATCAGCACGAGCCCGCCGCCGCTGAACATCGTGGTCATCAGTACGGCGAAGCACCCGGTGACGTGGAAGAGGGGCACGGTGAGCAGGGTGATCCTGCGCTTCTCGGCCGCCGTGGCCACGTCCCTGCCGGCCATGGCCACGGTGCGCATCATCGCGTACGCCACGGTCATCGGCGCCTGGCCGAGGTTGCGGTGGCTGCCGAGGGCGCCCTTGGACCTGCCCGTGGTGCCGGAGGTGTAGAAGATCGTGGCGGGGTCGTCGGGGCCGATCTCGACCTGCGGCAGCGTCACGTCGGCCCGGACCTCGCCGAGGACCTCCGCCCAGTTGGCGCCCTCGCCGCGCGTGACGATCATCGGCAGGCCGCTGCCGGCCATCCGGGCGGCGCGCTCGCCGTCGGCGATCACGACCTTGGCGCCCGAGTCGTCCAGGCCGTACGCCAGTTCCTGCTCGGTCCACCAGGCGTTGAGCGGCACGGCCACCGCGCCGGCGGCGAGCACGGCGGAGAAGGAGATGATCCATTCCGGATAGTTGCGCATGGCGACGGCGACGCGGTCGCCCCTGCGCACGCCGAAGTCGTCCACGAGACGGTTGGCGAGCGTCGCGGCCAGCCGGAAGTGCTCCTCGTAGGTGATGCGCTCGTCCTCGTAGACCACGAACACCTTGTCCCCGTGGAACCGGGTGATCTCCAGGAGGGACCGGAACGTGGCCGGAGCATGCTTCCATGCCCGGATCTTGTGACCGCCGACCTCGACCTCGTCCATCTCGAAGAGCTGCCCGGGCGCCGTGAGCTGGGCCTGGACCTGTTCGTTCGTGATCGTCATGCTGGCGCACTCCCGGATTCGTTCGTCAACCGGAGGTTTCACGATACCGACCGGTAGGTACGTCGGCTAGATGTCCACTACTCGGAACGCTGCTTGCATGCTCATGCTTTGCGTTGCATACTCTCTACACCAGCAAGAACATGAGGTCTGCTGCATGACCATGCAGTGATCGTGGAGAATCGGGGGCGCGGATGAGGGCGGCGATCGCCGGAGCCAGCGGCTATGCGGGAGGAGAACTCCTCCGCCTGCTGCTCGGCCATCCCGACATCGAGATCGGCGCGCTGACCGCGGCGTCCAGCGCGGGCACGAGGCTCGGCGCCCACCAACCCCACCTGCCGTCGCTGGCCGACCGGGTGATCGAGCAGACCACCCCCGACGTGCTCGCCGGCCACGACGTCGTCTTCCTCGCCCTCCCGCACGGCCAGTCGGCCGCGGTCGCCGCCGAACTCGGCGACGGCACGCTCGTCGTCGACTGCGGCGCCGACTTCCGGCTGACCAGTGCGCAGGAGTGGACAGCATTCTACGGCGGCGCCCACGCCGGCACGTGGCCCTATGGCCTGCCCGAGCTGCCCGGCCAGCGTGAGATCCTGCGCGGCGCCCGGCGCATCGCCGTCCCGGGCTGTTATCCGACGGCCGCGACGCTGGCGTTGTTCCCCGCCTTCGCGGCCGGGCTGGCCGAGCCCGACGTCGTGGTCGTCGCCGCGAGCGGCACCTCCGGGGCCGGCCGGGCGCCCAAGGCCCATCTGCTCGGCAGCGAGGTCATGGGCTCCGTCAGCGCGTACGGCGTGGGCGGGGTGCATCGGCACACTCCAGAGATGGAGCAGAACCTGTCGGCGGTCGCCGGACGGCCGGTCCGGGTGTCGTTCACGCCGACCCTCGCACCGATGAGCCGAGGCATTCTCGCCACCTGCACGGCCCCCGCCGCCTCCGGCGTCACCGCCGCCACGCTCCGCGAGGCGTACGAGACCGCGGTGAAGGACGAGCCGTTCCTCCACCTGCTGCCCGAGGGGATCTGGCCCGCGACCGCGATGACGGTCGGGGCCAACACGGCGGTCCTGCAGGTCACCCTCGACGAGCGAGCCGGGCGGATCGTCGCCGTCGTCGCCATCGACAACCTCACCAAGGGCACCGCGGGCGGCGCGATCCAGAGCGCCAACCTCGCTCTCGGCCTGCCGGAAGAAGTCGGACTTCCCACCAATGGAGTCGCCCCGTGAGCAAGATCGTCCCCCTCGGAGGAGCGCGCATGAGCGAGCGAACCGATAGGCAGAGCGCGATTCGCGCGGCACTGACCTGCGCGCTTTCCGCACGACGTGATTCCGAGCTCGCACACGAGGGGGCGGCATGAGCGTCACCGCACCGCTGGGTTTCCGCGCCGCCGGAGTCGCCGCCGGGATCAAGAGCGGCGGCGCCCGTGACCTCGCCCTGGTCGTCAACGACGGCCCCTCGCGCGCCGCGGCCGGCGTCTTCACCCGCAACCGCTTCAAGGCCGCACCGGTCCTGTGGTCGGCCCAGGTCCTCGGCGGAGGCCGGGTCAGGGCCGTCGTCCTGAACTCCGGCGGCGCCAACGCCTGCACCGGGCCGCTGGGTTTCCAGGACACCCACGCCACCGCCGAGAAGGTCGCCGAGGTCCTGGACGACTCCGCGGCCGAGGTCGCGGTCTGCTCCACCGGACTGATCGGCGAGCGGCTGCCGATCGACGCGCTGCTCGGCGGCGTGGGGACCGCGGCCGCCCAGCTCAGCCGCGACGGCGGCCTGGCGGCGGCCGACGCGATCCGGACCACCGACACCGTCAGCAAGATCTCCTTCCGCCGCGGGGAGAACGGCTACATGGTCGGCGGCATGGCCAAGGGCGCGGGGATGCTCGCGCCGGCGCTCGCCACGATGCTGTGCGTGCTCACCACCGACGCCGACCTCACCGCCGAGGAGCTCGACACGGTGCTGCGCAGGGCCACCTCCGTGACGTTCGACCGTCTCGACACCGACGGATGCATGTCGACCAACGACACGGTGCTGCTGCTCGCCAGCGGCGCGTCGGGCGTGCGCCCCGACCTCGCCGAGTTCGAGAAGGTCGTCACCGCCGTCTGCGCCGACCTGGCCCGGCAGCTTCTCGTCGACGCCGAGGGCGCCACGAAGGCGATCGCCATCGAGGTCGTCGGCGCGGCGTCGGAGGAGGACGCGGTGGCGGTGGGCCGTGCGGTGGCCCGCTCGAACCTGCTCAAGTGCGCCATCCACGGCGAGGACCCCAACTGGGGCCGCGTGGTCAGCGCGGTCGGCACCACCGACGCCGTGTTCGAGGCCGAGCGGGTCAACGTGGCGGTCAACGGCATCTGGATCTGCCGCGGCGGCGCGGCGGGGGACGACCGTGCCAAGGTCGACCTGCGGCCCCGCGACGTGACCATCACCGTCGACCTGTCCGCGGGCCCGCACACCGCGACCGTGCACACCACCGACCTCACGGCGGCGTACGTCCACGAGAACTCGGCGTACTCGTCATGAGCGTCAGGCGGAACGGCGCCCTGGACAAGGCGCACACCCTGATCGAGGCGCTGCCCTGGCTGGCGCGCTTCCACGGCGCGACCGTCGTCATCAAGTACGGCGGGAACGCGATGACCGAGGAGCACCTGCGGGCCAAGTTCGCGGCCGACGTGGTGTTCCTGCGTTACGCCGGCCTCCGGCCGGTGATCGTGCACGGCGGCGGCCCGCAGATCCAGTCGCACCTCGACCTGCTCGGGATCGACAGCCACTTCGTGTCCGGGTTGCGGGTGACCACGCCCGAGGCGATGCAGGTGGTCAGGATGGTCCTGGTCGGCCAGGTCAACCGCGACGTGGTCGGCCTGATCAACGGGCACGGCCCGTTCGCGGTCGGCATGTCCGGCGAGGACGCCCACCTGTTCACCGCCGAGCGCAAGCACGTCGTCGTGGACGACGTCAAGGTCGACATCGGCCAGGTCGGAGAGATCGTCCGGGTCGAGGCCGGAGCCGTGCGGGCGCTGCTCGACGACGGCCGCATCCCGGTGGTGTCCTCCGTGGCCCGCGGCGAGGACGGCGGGATCTACAACGTCAACGCCGACACCGCCGCGGCCGCTCTCGCCGTGGCGCTCCAGGCGTCGAAGCTCATCGTCCTCACCGACGTCGAAGGGCTGTACGCCGACTGGCCTCGCAGCGAGGAGGTCGTCAGCCGCATAGGGGCGTCCGAACTCGCCGCGTTGCTGCCCTCGCTGTCCAGTGGCATGGTGCCGAAGATGGAGGCATGTCTGACCGCCGTGCGCGGCGGTGTCCCGCAGGCCCACGTGCTCGACGGGCGGGTGCCGCACGCGCTGCTGCTGGAGGTCTTCACCGACGAGGGCATCGGGACGATGGTCGAGCCCGACGCCGCCGCGGCGGCGCCGGACGGGATCGGGGCGACGGCGGACGGTGCCGTCAACGGGGAGGTTGCCAGATGACCACCAACGACGAACTGCGCGCACGCTTCGAGGCGGCGTTCATGCGCAACTACGGTGTGCCGCCCGTCGCCATCGCCCGCGGTGAGGGCTGCACTGTCTGGGACGTGGACGGACGCCGCTACCTCGACCTCATCGGCGGCATCGCGGTCACCTCGCTCGGGCACAACCACCCGGCCCTGGTCGGGGCGGTGTCCCGGCAGGCGGCCACCCTCGCGCACACCTCGAACCTGTTCCTGCACGAACCCGAGGTGCTGCTCGCCGAGAAGCTGCTCGCCCTGCTCGGGGAGCCCGCTCGGGTCTTCCTCGCCAACTCCGGCACCGAGGCCAACGAGGCGGCGGTCAAGATCGCCATCAAGTACGGCAGGACGCGCGGCCGCGGCTACATGGTCGCGGCGGAGAACGGCTTCCACGGCCGCACGCTCGGCGCGCTGTCGCTCACCGGCAAGCCGTCGATCCGCGACCAGTTCGGGCCGTTCCCGCTCGACGTGCGGTTCGTCCCGTACGGCGACGCGGACGCGCTGAAGAACGCCGTGACCGAGGACTGCGCCGCGGTCTTCCTGGAGCCCACCCAGGGCGAGGCCGGGGTCGTCCCGCCGCCCGAGGGGTACTTCCGGGCCGCCAGGGAGATCTGCTCCTCGGCGGGGGCGCTGCTCGTCGCCGACGAGATCCAGTCGGCCATCGGCCGTACGGGGCACTGGTTCGCACACCAGGCGGAAGGGGTCGTCCCCGACGTGCTGACGCTGGCCAAGGGCCTCGGCGGAGGCCTGCCGATCGGGGCGTGCGTGGGCTTCGGCCCGGCCGGCGAGGTCTTCGCCAAGGGCGACCACGGCTCGACCTTCGGCGGCAACCCGATCTCGTCCGCGGCGGCGCTCGCGGTGCTGGACACGATCGAGCGCGACGGACTGCTCGGCAACGTCGCCAAGGTTGGAGCGCTGCTGTCCGAGGGCATCTCCGCCGTGCGGCACCCGCTGCTCAAGGGAGTCAGGGGACGAGGGCTGTGGCTGGCCGCCGTGCTCACCGCGCCGAAGTCCGCGCAGGTGCAGGCGGCGGCGCAGGAGGCAGGTTTCCTTGTCAACGCCCTTCAGCCCGACGCGGTACGGCTCGCGCCGCCGCTTGTGATCACCGAGTCCGACGTTCGGACCTTCCTCGACGCGCTGCCCGGCATCCTGGAGACCGCAAATGCCTGATGACGACCTCCTGACCCCCGACGACGGCCCGAGCCAGGGCGGCTACCCCGCGCGGGTGGGGCAGGGCGCGGACCCGGCGCGTATTGGGCACGGCGCGGACCCGGCGCGAGTCAGGCACTTCCTGCGGGACGACGACCTGTCGCCGGAGGAGCAGGCACAGGTGCTCGACCTGGCCGAGGCGATGAAGAAGGACAGGTTCGGCTACCGGCCCTTCGCGGGCCCCCGCACGGTCGCCGTGCTGTTCGACAAGCCCTCCACCCGCACCCGGGTCTCCTTCACCGTCGGCGTCGCCGAGCTGGGCGGCCAGCCGCTGGTCATGGACCTCGGCACGTCGCAGATGGGACGCGGCGAGCCGGTCGAGGACACCGCGCGGGTGCTGTCCCGGCAGGTCGCGGCGATCGTGTGGCGGACGGCGGGCCAGGAGCGCATCGAGGCGATGGCGGCCCATTCGACTGTGCCGGTGGTGAACGCGCTGACCGACGAGTTCCACCCCTGCCAGATCCTCGCCGACCTGCAGACGATCCGGGAGCACAAGGGTTCGCCGAGGGGTCTCACTCTCGCCTACCTCGGCGACGGCGCCAACAACATGGCCCACTCCTACCTGCTGGGCGGGGCCACGGCCGGCATGCACGTCCGGGTCGGGGCGCCGGCGGGCTACCTGCCCGACGCCCTGGTCATGGAGCGGGCGGCCGAGATCGCGGCGGCGACGGGCGGCTCGGTCACGGCGGTGAGCGACCCGGGGGCCGCGGTGGCCGGGGCGCATGTCGTCGCCACCGACACCTGGGTGTCCATGGGGCAGGACGGCAAGGACGAGCGGGTCGCGGCCTTCGCCTCCTACCAGGTGTCCGCCGCCCTGCTCGGCCTCGCGGACCCGGACGCGATCGTCCTCCACTGCCTTCCGGCATATCGGGGGATGGAGATCGCCGCGGACGTCATCGACGGGCCGCAGAGCGTCGTGTGGGACCAGGCGGAGAACCGGCTGCATGCCCAGAAGGCACTGCTGCACTGGCTGGCGACGCGGGGCGCGGAGGGGTCGTGACCATCCCGCTCACCAAGGCGGCCCGGCACGCTCGCATAGTGGAGCTGCTGACCAGGCACAAGGTGCGCTCGCAGCCCGAGCTGGCCAAGCTTCTGGCGGAGCAGGGAGTGGAGGTCACCCAGGCCACGCTCTCCCGGGATCTCGACGAGCTGGGTGCGCTGAAGCTGAGGGCCGACGACGGCACGCTGGTCTACGCGCTGCCAGGTGAGGGCGGGGGCCGGATCCCCCTCTACCGCACCGGCGCCACGAACGGGTTGCCGGAGAACCCCGACGCGCGGCTGCGGAGGATCGCGGAGGAGCTTCTGGTGTCGGCCGAGGCGTCGGCCAACCTCGTGATCCTGCGTACGCCGCCGGGAGCGGCGCAGTTCCTCGCCTCGGCCATCGACCACGCGGGCTGGGAATCCATCCTCGGCACGGTGGCCGGTGACGACACGATCCTCGTGATCAGCCGTGACCCCACCGGAGGGCAGGGGCTGGCGGAGTCTCTGCTCAACCTCGCCACCCGCCGCACGCCCGACGTGAGCAGGCACAAGCTCGCCGCGGAGGTCCGCCCCCACGACAGCGAAGAGCGGGACCAGTGACGGAATGGGCAGTGCCGGCATCCTCCGGCGCGGTCGCCGTCGCCGAAAGGAAGGGCCTGCCGATCGACCTCGCCGAGAGGTCGAGGCACTCGATCGACGAGAACGAGATCACGGCCGCGCGGGACTCCCGCCAGGTTTGATCGACTCGGCATACGCCCCGGTTCCGGTGCAGGGACCGGGGCGTACGTCGGCTAAGGTCGCGGATTAGTCCCGCAAAGGATCCGCGTGAAGAATCGCGCCGAGGGTTCATCCGAGAAGCCGGACCAGGCGCAAGGATCTACGTACGACGGCCCGGGCGGGAACGGTGCGCGGTCATCTTTTCGGCAGGGACTCGAATATCGGAGGGAGAAGACGGTGGCGGACAACAAGCCGATGAGGCTCTGGGGTGGCAGGTTCGAGGGGGGACCCGCGGACGCCCTCACGCGCCTGTCGGTGAGCGTGCAGTTCGACT
Protein-coding regions in this window:
- a CDS encoding arginine repressor; this encodes MTIPLTKAARHARIVELLTRHKVRSQPELAKLLAEQGVEVTQATLSRDLDELGALKLRADDGTLVYALPGEGGGRIPLYRTGATNGLPENPDARLRRIAEELLVSAEASANLVILRTPPGAAQFLASAIDHAGWESILGTVAGDDTILVISRDPTGGQGLAESLLNLATRRTPDVSRHKLAAEVRPHDSEERDQ